One Gossypium hirsutum isolate 1008001.06 chromosome A11, Gossypium_hirsutum_v2.1, whole genome shotgun sequence genomic window carries:
- the LOC107958417 gene encoding sulfite exporter TauE/SafE family protein 3 has product MGGIQVNLRGLAMVAWILSLVLVMSDVGIAERLLKHRRNQENEETQGLFLRVANFLWQDGKSAYEPVWPEMKFGWKIVVGSIVGFLGAALGSVGGVGGGGIFVPMLSLIIGFDPKSSTAISKCMIMGAAGSTVYYNLRLRHPTLEMPLIDYDLALLFQPMLMLGISIGVALNVMFADWMVTVLLIILFIGTSTKALFKGIDTWKKETILKKEAAKVESEESKPADGASQDYKPLPSGPGNQTEDEVPLLQNIYWKELSSLVYVWIGFLIVQIIKEYLPTCSVMYWIVTSLQIPIAASVTIFEAICLCKGTRVIASKGKEITNWKMHRILLYCSCGIIAGMVGGLLGLGGGFILGPLFLELGIPPQVASATSTFSMVFSSSMSVVQYYLLDRFPVPYAAYFVLVATMAAIAGQHVVRRIIAVIGRASIIIFILALTIFISAITLGGVGIADMVKKLANKEYMGFENLCKA; this is encoded by the exons ATGGGTGGCATTCAGGTAAACCTGAGAGGCTTGGCAATGGTAGCATGGATTCTCTCTCTGGTTCTTGTTATGAGCGATGTGGGCATTGCTGAGAGACTACTGAAGCACAGAAGGAACCAAGAAAACGAGGAAACACAGGGACTTTTTCTTAGAGTTGCCAACTTCCTCTGGCAAGATGGGAAGTCTGCCTATGAACCTGTCTGGCCG GAGATGAAATTTGGTTGGAAAATAGTTGTAGGATCAATTGTTGGATTCCTTGGTGCAGCGTTGGGTAGTGTCGGTGGCGTTGGCGGTGGTGGGATTTTCGTTCCGATGCTCAGTCTCATAATAGGTTTTGACCCCAAGTCTTCCACAGCCATTTCCAAGT GTATGATCATGGGTGCAGCTGGATCAACTGTATACTATAACCTGAGACTTAGGCACCCAACACTGGAAATGCCTCTCATAGATTATGACTTGGCATTGCTATTTCAGCCCATGCTTATGCTTGGAATCAGCATTGGAGTTGCCCTTAATGTCATGTTTGCTGATTGGATGGTCACGGTTCTGCTTATCATTCTCTTCATTG GTACATCAACGAAAGCCTTATTCAAAGGTATAGACACATGGAAGAAAGAGACAatattgaaaaag GAAGCTGCCAAGGTGGAATCAGAAGAGTCCAAACCAGCTG ATGGAGCTTCTCAAGATTATAAACCATTACCTAGTGGCCCTGGCAACCAGACAGAAGATGAA GTTCCCCTCCTACAAAACATATATTGGAAAGAGTTATCGTCGCTCGTGTATGTATGGATTGGTTTTCTTATTGTGCAGATCATTAAG GAATATCTTCCAACTTGCTCAGTCATGTACTGGATTGTGACCTCCTTGCAG ATACCCATTGCTGCCTCTGTGACAATCTTTGAAGCCATATGCTTATGCAAAGGGACCAGAGTGATTGCATCCAAAGGAAAGGAAATCACAAACTGGAAGATGCATCGGATTCTTCTTTATTGTTCCTGTGGCATAATAGCTGGTATGGTAGGAGGGCTGCTAGGACTAGGAGGTGGCTTCATCTTGGGTCCTTTATTCCTCGAACTGGGGATACCTCCACAG GTAGCTAGTGCAACATCAACGTTTTCTATGGTGTTTTCATCTTCGATGTCAGTTGTACAATATTATCTTCTCGATCGTTTCCCAGTCCCATATG CTGCTTATTTTGTCCTAGTAGCAACAATGGCTGCCATTGCTGGCCAGCATGTGGTCAGAAGGATCATTGCAGTCATCGGAAGAGCATCGATAATAATCTTCATACTAGCTTTGACAATCTTTATCAGCGCAATCACTTTAG GTGGAGTTGGCATTGCTGATATGGTAAAAAAGCTAGCGAACAAAGAATATATGGGATTCGAAAACCTTTGCAAGGCTTGA